Within the Flavobacterium sp. CG_23.5 genome, the region GACAGAAGTATTGGTGATGTGTTAAAAAGAATGCCTGGAATTGAAGTGCTTCCTGATGGTAAAATTTTATATCAAGGCAAAGCCATCAACAAATATTATATCGAGGGTTTAGATTTGTTAGAAGGCAAATACAATCTAGCCAATGATAACTTGCCTTTGCAGGCCGTAAGTCAAGTGCAAATTCTAGAAAATCATCAACCAATAAAAGCATTAGATAGTTTGCAGTTTTCGGATCGAACGGCGCTTAATATCAAACTTAGGAAAGCCTATACTTTTACAGGTCAAGCACGTGTGGGTAGTGGCTTTAATCCGTTGCTTTGGGATGTCAATGTTACGCCAATGCTTTTTACAAAAAAAAGGCAGATGTTAAGCACCTATCAAACGAATAATATGGGAGATAATGTGGCTGTGCAACTCAAAAAATTAACACTTGAAGATGTACTAAACCAATTTGAAAATAATTCCGAAAAAATAGATTGGCTTGCCATTCAAGAAATAACGAATCCTAAATTTTATGAAAAAAGATGGTTGGATAATTCCATTCATTTGCTGTCTTCAAACTATTTACAGCGGTTGAAAAAAGACTATGAACTGCGAATTAATACCTCTTATTTAAATGATTATCAGCAACAAAAAGGATTTACCAATACGCAGTTTGTAACGCCAACTGGCAGGATTGATTTATTGGAAGAAAAGTACAATCAAACCTTTTTTAATTCGGTGCAAACCAATTTTACTGTACAAAAAAACGTTTCTAAAAATTACTTCAAGAATAGTATCGAATTTCAAGGTTTTTGGGATAGTCAGCGCGGAAATATAGTTTTAAACAGCCAAGGGATTCAGCAAGAATTAAGCAATGAATTCTTTCGATTGTCGAATACCTTAAAATCGGTTTTTCCTGTTGGCAAACAAATGGTTACACTAAATTCGTATGTTGGACTCAACAAAACACCACAAGTACTTCAGGTAAATCCGGGACAGTTTGAAGATTTACTCAATTCTAATATACCGTACGAAGCTGTAACGCAAAACATAGATTTACTAACTTATTACAGTAACAACTTTTTTTCGGTGGCCAAGGCGGTAAAACATTTTACATTCGAGTCAAAAGTGGGGTTGCAATTAGAAAATCAAAAGCTAGAAAGTGACATTTTCACCTCAGAGAATAGGGATTTAAGTACTGAATTTTCAAATACCTTAAATTGGATGCGTTCTAAAGGATATGTTGATTTACAAACGCAGTTTAAAAAAGACGATTGGCGTATCGAACTTTCGACCCCAATAAATTTGCATTCGTACAAAATAAAAGACAGCCCATTGCAAGAAGCTGAAAATGTCAACAAAACCACTTTCGAACCTCGTTTATTAGTAGTGTATGATTGGAGTGCGTATTGGAAAATTACTACTTCCGCAGGAATTTCGAATCAATTTGGCACCATAAATCAATTGCATTATGGTTACATTTTGCAAAATTACCGCAGTATCAAGCGAGTAAATTCTCCGCTTCCACAATCAACTGTCGCGAATTACTCCATTGGATTATCGTATAGAAATCCTGTAAAAGCGCTCTTTTTTAATGCGAGTTACGGTCGTGTACAAAGTGAGTATAATTTGCTTTATCAAAGCTCGATTATGGCAAACGGAGCAACCACACTAGAGGCAATTGAACAAACTAATACCAGAAAATCAGATAATTTCTCTACGCGTATGGGCAAATACATTTCTGAAATAAAGACTAATGTGACGCTCAATGGTAGTTTTGCTATGCAAGAGTTTCAGCAAATTATTAATTCCCAACTAACGACTATCACCAATCAAAATTGGGTTTTTGGGAATAAAATAGACACCGATATTACCGATTGGTTCAATGTAGAATACGAGAGTTCTTGGACGTTATCTCACAACCAAATTCAAAGCCAAAAACAAGCTAATATTACGCAACAAAATCATCATTTGAATCTAAATTTTAACCTGAAAAGCAAACAATATCTTGGTTTAAAATCAGAATTCATTAGTAGTAGTCTGCTCAATGTTAAAAATGAAAACGTATTTGCAGATTTGATATACAGGTACACAATTCAGAAGAAAAAGATTGATCTTGAAATGCAAGTTTCTAATATTTTTGACACCAAGAATTTTAGAACCGTAAACGCAAATGATTTTAGTTTTGTAGCAACTAACTTTGATCTAAGACCAAGACAAGTTTTGATTAAAATTAGATTTTCGCTTTAATATGAAAGGAAAAAGAAGATGCTTAACGTCGGTTTTAAAAAATTATAGTATCTTGTTTATTAGCTCTAATTCCTTTTCTGCATTACGTTAAAACAAAAAAACCTGTTCAAATTAATGAACAGGTTTTGTCTTTGATAATAAATTCAGTTTTTAAATCGTGTGTTTTGGATTAAATCCATCTTCGCTCAATTCTTTATGGTCATAATCAGCTACCATTTCAGCTTCGTAATCTGTTTTTTCTCCTTTTGTGAATTTGTAAATTAATTTCTCCATGATTTCATAAATCACAGGAACAATGATCAAGGTAAGGAATAGTGAACTGATCAATCCTCCAATGATTACCCACGCCAAACCATTTTTCCATTCGGCCCCGGCTCCTGAAGCTAACGCAATTGGGAACATACCAAATACCATCGCAATAGTTGTCATAAGAATTGGACGTAAACGAGCGTGATTCGCTTGAATCAAAGCAGTTCGTATTGTTTCCCCGGCGGCTCTTCGCTGATTGGTATAATCCACAAGCATAATCGCATTTTTACAAACCAGACCAATTAACATAATCACCCCAAGAATAGTAAATATATTCAACGTATTATTCGTCAATGCCAAGGCTAATAATGCTCCAATAAACGAAAGCGGTATAGCAAATAATACTACGAATGGGTGTACAAAACTATCGTACAACGAAACCATTACTAGGTAAACCAAGATAATAGCAGCCAATAAAGCAATTCCTAATGTTCCAAAACCTTCGGTTTCATTCTCTTTTTGTCCACCCCAGATATAGTCTACACCAACTGGTTTTTTAAGTTTTTTAATTTTTTCTTCCCATTGTGATACAATCGTTCCAGAAGAAATACCTACATTTTGGCCTTTAACCGTTACTGATGCTGTTTTGTCTCTTCGCTCTAATTGGCTTGGACCAGAACCTTCAGTTACAGTTGCAAATTGATTTAACTCGATTTGTTGACCAGAGTCGTTTATGAATATCAAGTTGCTTACATCAGCAATACTTTTTCTGTCGAAAGCATTATACTTAATATTGATGTCGTATTCGTATTCTCCAGCTCTAAAACGCCCGTCTGTGTTTCCACTAAAAGCAGTTTGCATAGTCATACCTACGGTTTGTAAACTCAAACCAAGTGCGGCCATTTTATCTCTGTCTACTTTTACGCTTACTTCAGGATTTCCGTCCTCTACCGATAGTTCAATTTCTGTTGCACCGGGAATTGTGCGCAATTCCTTTTCGGCAGCAATAGCAAATTTCATAGCACTTTCTACATCTGGACCCGTTACAATAAGTCCTAAAGTAGCATCTTCAGCTGTTCCTAAAATACCTACTGGAACCGTTTTTACTTTGGCTCCAACTAATATTTTTTGTAATTTGCGCTTTGTTTTTGCGGCATACACATTTGCAGGTTCATCGCGCTGGTCTAATTCAACCATTTTTACGTTAATCTCTGATTTATATGCAGTTGATTGTGAAGCCCCCATACCACCACTAGTTTGACCCACAATAGTAAATTGACTGTGAACAAAATCTTCTTTCTCTAAAAAGGCTTCTGCTTTTTGCGTCATGAAGTTGGTTTGTTCTAGCGAAGCATCTTTTGGCATTTCGATTTGAACTAAAAACTCACCACTATCCGATGCTGCAAAGAACTCACCCCCAATAAATCCTGCTGGTACCAATGCAATTGAACTGAAGAATAAAACTAAAACAATGGCAAGTGTTGTTTTATAATGATCCAAAGACCATGTCAGTAATCCAGAGATCCAGTTGATGAAACGGGTTAAATAACTTTCAAAACCAAGAATGATTCTTCCAAAAAGGTTTTTACCTTCAATGTGTTCTAATTTTCCGTATCTGGATGATAACCAAGGAATAATAGTAAACGAAGCAACTAATGACAATAAAGTAGATATAATTACAGTTACACAAAATTGCGTAATAATATTAGAAACCAGACCAGAACTCAATGCAATTGGTAAAAATACAACCACAATTACAAGCGTAATCGATACTACAGTTCCACCAATTTCGGCTGTACCATCATAGGCAGCTCGAACTTTGTTTTTGCCCATTTCCATGTGCCTGTAAATATTTTCAAGAACCACAATCGCATCATCCACAAGAATACCTACAACGAGTGACAATCCTAATAAACTCATTAAGTTCAAGGTATAACCCATTAAGTAAATCCCAATAAAAGTGGCAATTAACGATGCAGGAATAGAAACCATTACAATCAAGGAGTTTCGAATACTGTGCAAGAAAAATAACATCACAAAAGCCACTAAAAGAACGGCAATAAGCAAATCGTGCACTACAGCATCAGCAGCTTCAAGGGTGAAAATGGTACTGTCTTTAGCAATTTTTAGTTTTAATTCCTCCGTTTTGTACTCCGCTTCTAATTTAGCAATTGTCTTAACTAACTCTTCACTTACTGCAACCGCATTGGCATCAGATTGCT harbors:
- a CDS encoding carboxypeptidase-like regulatory domain-containing protein, which encodes MRNIIWLLLFLGKSIYAQSIVKGQVADVRGKVIANASVSIQKKSSTSIIAYSITNGNGFYTISFNSPEAELDLQIRCMGYETALNTITNTSQTKNFVLAEKSFILKEVTVKAAPITQKGDTLQYSVNAFSKVQDRSIGDVLKRMPGIEVLPDGKILYQGKAINKYYIEGLDLLEGKYNLANDNLPLQAVSQVQILENHQPIKALDSLQFSDRTALNIKLRKAYTFTGQARVGSGFNPLLWDVNVTPMLFTKKRQMLSTYQTNNMGDNVAVQLKKLTLEDVLNQFENNSEKIDWLAIQEITNPKFYEKRWLDNSIHLLSSNYLQRLKKDYELRINTSYLNDYQQQKGFTNTQFVTPTGRIDLLEEKYNQTFFNSVQTNFTVQKNVSKNYFKNSIEFQGFWDSQRGNIVLNSQGIQQELSNEFFRLSNTLKSVFPVGKQMVTLNSYVGLNKTPQVLQVNPGQFEDLLNSNIPYEAVTQNIDLLTYYSNNFFSVAKAVKHFTFESKVGLQLENQKLESDIFTSENRDLSTEFSNTLNWMRSKGYVDLQTQFKKDDWRIELSTPINLHSYKIKDSPLQEAENVNKTTFEPRLLVVYDWSAYWKITTSAGISNQFGTINQLHYGYILQNYRSIKRVNSPLPQSTVANYSIGLSYRNPVKALFFNASYGRVQSEYNLLYQSSIMANGATTLEAIEQTNTRKSDNFSTRMGKYISEIKTNVTLNGSFAMQEFQQIINSQLTTITNQNWVFGNKIDTDITDWFNVEYESSWTLSHNQIQSQKQANITQQNHHLNLNFNLKSKQYLGLKSEFISSSLLNVKNENVFADLIYRYTIQKKKIDLEMQVSNIFDTKNFRTVNANDFSFVATNFDLRPRQVLIKIRFSL
- a CDS encoding efflux RND transporter permease subunit, whose translation is MKLAEISIKRPSLVIVLFTILTLGGLFSYSQLGYELIPKFETNVISIATVYPGASPSEVENTVTKKIEDAISSLENIKKIDSKSFESLSSVSITLTSNADVNISMNDAQRKINAIINDLPDDAQAPSLNKFSLSDLPIMTIGANGKMDEVEFYDLVDKKLAPVLSRVPGVAQVNITGGQEREIQVNLDAVKMQAYGLSVPQVQQNILSSNLDFPTGNIQTREQKILIRLAGKYKNVEELRNLIVSSRNGIQIRLRDIADVQDTQKLTEKVARVNQKSAIILQIIKQSDANAVAVSEELVKTIAKLEAEYKTEELKLKIAKDSTIFTLEAADAVVHDLLIAVLLVAFVMLFFLHSIRNSLIVMVSIPASLIATFIGIYLMGYTLNLMSLLGLSLVVGILVDDAIVVLENIYRHMEMGKNKVRAAYDGTAEIGGTVVSITLVIVVVFLPIALSSGLVSNIITQFCVTVIISTLLSLVASFTIIPWLSSRYGKLEHIEGKNLFGRIILGFESYLTRFINWISGLLTWSLDHYKTTLAIVLVLFFSSIALVPAGFIGGEFFAASDSGEFLVQIEMPKDASLEQTNFMTQKAEAFLEKEDFVHSQFTIVGQTSGGMGASQSTAYKSEINVKMVELDQRDEPANVYAAKTKRKLQKILVGAKVKTVPVGILGTAEDATLGLIVTGPDVESAMKFAIAAEKELRTIPGATEIELSVEDGNPEVSVKVDRDKMAALGLSLQTVGMTMQTAFSGNTDGRFRAGEYEYDINIKYNAFDRKSIADVSNLIFINDSGQQIELNQFATVTEGSGPSQLERRDKTASVTVKGQNVGISSGTIVSQWEEKIKKLKKPVGVDYIWGGQKENETEGFGTLGIALLAAIILVYLVMVSLYDSFVHPFVVLFAIPLSFIGALLALALTNNTLNIFTILGVIMLIGLVCKNAIMLVDYTNQRRAAGETIRTALIQANHARLRPILMTTIAMVFGMFPIALASGAGAEWKNGLAWVIIGGLISSLFLTLIIVPVIYEIMEKLIYKFTKGEKTDYEAEMVADYDHKELSEDGFNPKHTI